One stretch of Pandoraea oxalativorans DNA includes these proteins:
- a CDS encoding thiamine phosphate synthase, protein MTTHADAAGSVPMRHVQCLPTDASLAVAWQQAGDAIRARLAPWPDEATSPQWRLHAETPVSAGRCDVVWLPLVPEHGLGTAAAVRVDAWRAQGAVVLRSHTLAHGHVEDTLYTPDGVYRVAGVDDPAFFPAFAAFLDCGFEPHDALVLGRAWRTDGSHARAEDVDTLGAWPTVLETFPAVLGQVPSPGHFPACPARLGLYPVLPDADWCERMADLQVGTVQLRIKDPAHPGLRSEIARTVAAGRRVTHDSAWFFNDHWREAAQADAYGVHLGQEDMAALRADEVATLHASGMRLGISTHGYYEILAAHHFRPSYLAVGAVFPTTTKVIATAPQGLAKLARYVKLIAPHYPLVAIGGIDATNLPQVLETGVGCTAVVRAVTEAADVAAAVRSMQNEFARRV, encoded by the coding sequence ATGACGACGCACGCTGACGCCGCCGGGTCTGTACCTATGCGGCACGTGCAATGCCTGCCCACCGACGCATCGCTCGCGGTGGCCTGGCAGCAGGCCGGCGACGCGATCCGCGCGCGCCTCGCACCGTGGCCGGACGAGGCGACGTCGCCGCAATGGCGTTTGCATGCCGAGACGCCCGTCAGCGCGGGGCGGTGCGATGTCGTCTGGCTGCCGCTCGTGCCCGAGCATGGATTGGGCACGGCGGCGGCCGTCAGGGTGGACGCATGGCGTGCGCAGGGTGCGGTCGTGCTTCGCTCGCACACGCTCGCGCACGGACACGTGGAAGACACGCTGTACACGCCGGATGGCGTCTATCGTGTGGCGGGTGTCGACGATCCCGCATTCTTTCCTGCGTTTGCAGCGTTTCTGGACTGCGGATTCGAACCGCACGACGCACTGGTGCTCGGCCGCGCATGGCGTACGGACGGCAGTCATGCGCGTGCGGAAGACGTCGACACGCTGGGCGCATGGCCGACCGTGCTCGAGACGTTCCCCGCCGTGCTGGGGCAGGTGCCGTCGCCCGGCCACTTTCCCGCGTGCCCGGCGCGACTGGGTCTCTACCCGGTGCTGCCCGACGCCGATTGGTGCGAGCGCATGGCCGATCTTCAGGTCGGCACCGTGCAGCTGCGCATCAAGGATCCGGCGCATCCGGGACTGCGTAGCGAGATCGCGCGCACGGTGGCGGCCGGCCGCCGCGTGACGCACGACAGCGCGTGGTTCTTCAACGATCACTGGCGCGAGGCGGCGCAGGCCGATGCCTACGGAGTGCATCTCGGTCAGGAAGACATGGCGGCGCTGCGCGCCGACGAAGTCGCGACGCTGCACGCGAGCGGCATGCGGCTGGGCATCAGCACGCACGGCTATTACGAGATTCTCGCGGCGCATCACTTTCGTCCGAGCTATCTGGCCGTCGGCGCGGTGTTCCCGACGACGACCAAGGTCATCGCCACCGCACCGCAAGGGCTGGCGAAGCTGGCGCGTTACGTGAAGCTCATCGCGCCGCATTACCCGCTGGTGGCGATCGGTGGCATCGACGCGACCAACCTGCCGCAGGTGCTCGAGACCGGCGTGGGATGCACGGCCGTCGTGCGCGCCGTGACGGAAGCCGCCGACGTGGCGGCCGCGGTCCGTTCGATGCAGAACGAATTCGCGCGACGCGTGTGA
- a CDS encoding thiazole synthase has product MNAFTESNNVAASSTRDALTLYDTRFGSRFLLGTARYPSLQALNDSIDAARPGMVTVALRRQLSGTGAQASEGHFWETLRRLAVPVLPNTAGCHSVQEAVTTAQMAREVFETDWIKLELIGDDYTLQPDPFGLVTAAEQLIREGFKVLPYCTEDLVLCRRLLDVGCQALMPWGAPIGTGKGVINPYGLRLLRDRLPDTPLIVDAGLGLPSHACQVMEWGYDGVLLNTAVALAAQPVEMAGAFAGAIKAGRAAWLAGPMAERESAEASTPVVGVPFWHQSGS; this is encoded by the coding sequence ATGAACGCATTCACCGAATCGAACAACGTGGCGGCAAGCAGTACGCGCGATGCGCTCACGCTCTACGACACCCGCTTCGGCAGCCGCTTCCTGCTCGGCACGGCACGCTATCCGTCGCTGCAAGCGCTGAACGATTCCATCGATGCGGCGCGTCCGGGCATGGTGACGGTGGCATTGCGCCGTCAACTCTCGGGCACCGGGGCGCAAGCATCGGAAGGTCATTTCTGGGAGACGCTGCGCCGCCTCGCGGTGCCGGTGCTGCCCAATACGGCAGGCTGCCATTCGGTGCAGGAAGCGGTGACGACGGCGCAAATGGCGCGCGAAGTCTTCGAGACCGACTGGATCAAGCTCGAACTCATCGGCGACGACTACACGCTGCAGCCCGACCCGTTCGGTCTGGTGACGGCTGCCGAGCAACTGATTCGCGAGGGCTTCAAGGTCCTGCCGTACTGCACGGAAGATCTGGTGCTGTGCCGTCGGCTGCTCGACGTCGGCTGTCAGGCGCTGATGCCGTGGGGCGCGCCGATCGGCACCGGCAAGGGCGTGATCAATCCGTACGGTCTGCGCCTGCTGCGCGACCGTCTGCCGGACACGCCGCTGATCGTCGACGCGGGCCTCGGCTTGCCGTCGCACGCCTGTCAGGTGATGGAGTGGGGCTACGACGGCGTGCTGCTCAACACCGCCGTTGCGCTCGCCGCGCAGCCGGTGGAGATGGCCGGTGCGTTCGCGGGAGCGATCAAGGCGGGACGCGCCGCATGGCTCGCGGGTCCGATGGCCGAGCGCGAGAGCGCCGAAGCCAGCACCCCGGTCGTGGGTGTGCCGTTCTGGCATCAGTCCGGTAGCTGA
- the thiS gene encoding sulfur carrier protein ThiS codes for MDIHINQQMLSVADTATLAEALAAYGAKPPFAAAINGQFVPKTQYAARTLAQGDKIDVVQPVAGG; via the coding sequence ATGGACATCCATATCAATCAACAGATGCTGAGCGTGGCCGACACGGCGACGCTGGCCGAGGCGCTCGCCGCCTACGGCGCCAAGCCGCCTTTTGCGGCGGCGATCAACGGGCAATTCGTGCCCAAGACGCAGTACGCCGCGCGCACGCTTGCGCAGGGCGACAAGATCGATGTCGTGCAACCGGTGGCCGGAGGCTGA
- a CDS encoding FAD-dependent oxidoreductase codes for MSATAAISTSRPAGSRPDIAVLGGGLSGRLLAWQLIRVGARVALYERGDADGSSAAGWVAAAMLAPLAEAAVAEPSIVEMGAVGLERWPALIDGLPEHVFFQRNGTLVVWHQPDRAEAVMFDRRMRANAPPELLRGGVERISGAQLKDVEPALAGRFQEGWLLPNEGQLDNRQLLRALAAGLAKAGANLHWHTEIGEGEYPDAGLVIDCRGLGAREALTQLRGVRGEVVRIHAPGIGLRRPVRLLHPRYPIYIAPKENDLYVIGATELESEDMSPMTVRSALELLSAAHSLNPAFGEARIVELNVNCRPALPDHLPRVQWDGARLLRVNGLYRHGYLLAPAVTGEACALAQALMQTKGAPSGSADAFDWETWRASRPWPELFRQA; via the coding sequence ATGAGCGCGACGGCTGCCATTTCCACGTCGCGTCCCGCCGGGTCACGTCCTGATATTGCCGTGCTGGGCGGCGGGCTGTCCGGCCGCCTGCTGGCGTGGCAACTGATTCGCGTCGGCGCGCGCGTGGCGCTGTACGAGCGGGGCGATGCCGATGGCTCGTCCGCTGCTGGCTGGGTCGCTGCCGCCATGCTCGCGCCGCTCGCCGAGGCCGCCGTGGCAGAACCGAGCATCGTCGAGATGGGCGCGGTCGGACTTGAGCGCTGGCCCGCGCTGATCGACGGCCTTCCCGAACACGTCTTCTTCCAACGCAACGGCACGCTGGTCGTGTGGCATCAGCCCGACCGCGCCGAGGCCGTGATGTTCGATCGTCGGATGCGCGCGAATGCACCGCCCGAGCTGCTGCGTGGCGGCGTCGAGCGGATTTCGGGCGCACAACTGAAGGACGTGGAGCCGGCGCTCGCCGGACGTTTCCAGGAAGGCTGGCTGCTGCCGAACGAGGGGCAACTGGATAACCGTCAGTTGTTGCGTGCGCTGGCCGCAGGACTGGCGAAGGCGGGCGCGAACCTGCACTGGCATACCGAAATCGGCGAGGGCGAGTATCCGGACGCCGGTCTGGTCATCGACTGCCGCGGACTGGGCGCACGCGAAGCGCTCACACAGTTGCGCGGCGTGCGTGGCGAGGTTGTGCGCATTCACGCGCCGGGGATCGGCCTGCGTCGCCCGGTGCGGTTGCTGCACCCGCGCTATCCGATCTACATCGCGCCCAAGGAAAACGATCTGTACGTGATCGGGGCGACCGAACTCGAATCGGAAGACATGTCGCCGATGACCGTGCGCTCTGCGCTCGAACTGCTCTCGGCGGCGCACTCGCTGAACCCCGCGTTCGGCGAAGCGCGCATCGTCGAATTGAACGTCAATTGCCGCCCGGCGCTGCCCGACCATTTGCCGCGCGTGCAGTGGGACGGTGCACGGTTGCTGCGTGTGAACGGTCTGTACCGTCACGGCTATCTGCTCGCACCGGCGGTCACCGGCGAAGCATGCGCGTTGGCGCAGGCATTGATGCAAACGAAGGGCGCGCCGTCGGGATCGGCGGACGCGTTCGACTGGGAGACGTGGCGAGCCAGCCGGCCGTGGCCGGAACTGTTTCGTCAGGCATGA
- a CDS encoding ABC transporter ATP-binding protein/permease, which yields MANTPTHTPSAPQPSGDTATPPPKPPSHPTAWQLIRPYWVSEKRWEGRRLLALVIALNLAVVFINVRLNAWNAGFYDALDKRNWPVFKSSLVEFAVLAFSFIIIATFRTYFRQMLEIRWRQWVTDANLTKWFAHRAYYRIERDHLADNPDQRISEDIRTLVNSSLALSLDLLTTLVSLFSFITILWTISGAVSFALAGMNVTIPGYMVWVAALYAIVGSFLIFKVGRPLVGLSYRQQQVEADFRFLLVRLRESAEQVALYRGEGAELSRLKSAFGAVRENWWQIMVVTKRLIFANSIYAQIAIVFPIMAAAPRYFAGAFTLGVLMRIIDAFGQVSDGFSWFVNSFSTLADWKATINRLREFTRVIDATPHPEDGIAVVTASDVAAYTAADLRLSLPNGVPLAAPGSFAFAPGSRWLVRGRSGCGKSTMLRALAGLWPFGSGRIEVPANARVLFLSQQSYLPIDTLKAALAFPSPPDTFTDAECRQALSAVNLGQYGDALLTSAHWARRFSGGEQQRLAAARALLQKPDFLFLDEATSALDVETEEAVYDALHARLPDTAIVSVAHRDTLARFHQHTMTLHAVNEIEPPRVVGAV from the coding sequence ATGGCCAACACGCCGACCCACACGCCCTCCGCCCCGCAGCCCTCGGGCGACACCGCCACACCGCCGCCCAAACCACCCAGCCATCCCACCGCCTGGCAACTGATCCGTCCCTACTGGGTCTCGGAGAAGCGCTGGGAGGGCCGACGCCTGCTCGCGCTCGTGATCGCACTGAACCTGGCCGTTGTGTTCATCAACGTTCGGCTCAACGCGTGGAACGCAGGCTTTTACGACGCCCTAGACAAGCGCAACTGGCCGGTTTTCAAGTCGTCGCTCGTCGAATTTGCGGTGCTGGCATTCAGCTTCATCATCATCGCGACGTTTCGCACTTACTTCCGTCAGATGCTGGAGATCCGCTGGCGTCAGTGGGTGACGGACGCGAACCTCACAAAATGGTTCGCCCATCGCGCCTACTACCGTATCGAGCGCGACCACCTCGCCGACAACCCCGACCAGCGTATTTCCGAAGACATCCGCACGCTCGTCAATTCGTCGCTCGCGCTGTCGCTCGACCTGTTGACGACGCTCGTCTCGCTGTTCTCCTTCATCACGATTCTGTGGACGATCTCGGGTGCGGTGTCCTTCGCGCTGGCAGGAATGAACGTGACGATTCCGGGCTACATGGTGTGGGTAGCCGCGCTGTACGCCATCGTCGGTTCGTTTCTGATCTTCAAGGTCGGTCGCCCCCTTGTGGGTCTCAGCTATCGGCAACAACAGGTCGAAGCCGACTTTCGTTTTCTGCTGGTCCGGCTGCGTGAATCGGCCGAGCAGGTCGCGCTCTATCGGGGCGAAGGCGCGGAGTTGTCGCGTCTGAAGTCGGCGTTCGGTGCGGTGCGCGAGAACTGGTGGCAGATCATGGTTGTGACGAAACGCCTGATCTTCGCGAACTCGATCTACGCGCAGATCGCCATCGTCTTTCCGATCATGGCGGCAGCACCGCGTTACTTCGCAGGCGCGTTCACGCTGGGCGTGCTGATGCGAATCATCGACGCCTTCGGGCAAGTGAGCGACGGTTTTTCCTGGTTCGTGAACAGCTTCTCGACGCTGGCCGACTGGAAGGCGACGATCAACCGTCTGCGCGAATTCACACGCGTCATCGACGCCACGCCGCACCCCGAAGACGGCATCGCCGTGGTGACGGCAAGCGACGTCGCGGCCTACACCGCCGCCGACCTGCGGCTGTCGCTGCCGAACGGCGTGCCGCTCGCGGCTCCCGGTTCGTTCGCCTTCGCCCCCGGATCGCGCTGGCTGGTGCGTGGCCGCTCGGGTTGCGGCAAGAGCACGATGTTGCGCGCACTGGCCGGTCTGTGGCCGTTCGGCAGCGGACGCATCGAAGTCCCCGCCAACGCCCGCGTGTTGTTCCTCTCCCAGCAAAGCTATCTGCCCATCGACACGCTCAAGGCCGCGCTCGCGTTCCCTTCGCCGCCCGACACGTTTACCGACGCCGAGTGCCGCCAAGCCCTGAGCGCCGTGAACCTCGGGCAATACGGCGACGCGTTGCTGACCTCGGCGCATTGGGCACGGCGTTTCTCCGGCGGCGAGCAACAGCGACTGGCGGCCGCGCGCGCGCTGCTGCAAAAGCCCGACTTCCTGTTTCTGGACGAAGCGACGAGCGCGCTCGATGTCGAGACCGAAGAAGCCGTGTACGACGCACTGCACGCGCGGCTGCCGGACACGGCCATCGTCAGTGTGGCCCATCGCGACACGCTGGCCCGCTTCCATCAGCACACGATGACGTTGCACGCGGTGAACGAGATCGAACCGCCTCGGGTCGTCGGCGCAGTGTAG
- a CDS encoding SDR family NAD(P)-dependent oxidoreductase gives MGAAIARRLASPDTRLLLHTRGASDASQARLAEVRRACEDVGARCATWCGDLTHAQSAARLIDAAHDAFGPVDQIVSNAGFATRQSLADIDDDAFARTLAAMPGAFAALLRHALPDLQRSSQGSVVAVSSFVAHRFAPNQPGFPATAAAKAAIEALAKSAAAEYARAGVTINCVAPGYTRKDSGHSAIDPAAWQRAADATPTGRLCEPDDIAALATFLLGPHARQITGQVIHVDGGLTL, from the coding sequence ATCGGCGCGGCCATCGCCCGCCGTCTCGCTTCCCCTGACACCCGCTTGTTGTTGCACACACGCGGCGCGTCCGACGCCAGTCAGGCGCGGCTCGCCGAGGTGCGTCGTGCATGCGAAGACGTAGGCGCGCGGTGCGCCACGTGGTGTGGGGACCTGACGCACGCGCAGTCCGCCGCGCGACTCATCGACGCCGCGCATGACGCCTTCGGTCCCGTCGACCAGATCGTGAGCAATGCGGGCTTCGCCACGCGCCAGTCGCTGGCCGACATCGACGACGACGCCTTCGCGCGCACGCTCGCCGCCATGCCCGGTGCATTCGCCGCGTTGTTGCGTCACGCGCTGCCCGATCTCCAACGTTCGTCGCAAGGCAGCGTGGTCGCCGTCAGCTCGTTCGTGGCGCATCGCTTCGCGCCGAACCAACCCGGATTTCCGGCCACAGCCGCCGCCAAGGCGGCCATCGAAGCGTTAGCGAAAAGCGCCGCCGCCGAATACGCCCGCGCGGGGGTGACGATCAATTGCGTCGCGCCCGGCTACACACGCAAGGACAGCGGCCACTCGGCCATCGATCCGGCCGCATGGCAGCGCGCGGCCGACGCCACACCGACCGGACGCCTCTGCGAACCCGACGACATCGCCGCCCTCGCGACCTTCCTGCTCGGCCCGCACGCGCGACAAATCACCGGTCAGGTGATTCATGTCGATGGCGGCCTGACACTCTGA
- a CDS encoding MFS transporter, which produces MAFFSWFQELNTKERKALYAGFSGYAVDAFDFMIYSFLIPTLIAAWGMTKGEAGMIATSSLISSAVGGWLAGILADRYGRVRVLQWTIATFCLFTFLSGFTNSFWQLLVTRTLQGIGFGGEWTVVTMMMGEMIRSPQHRAKAVGTVQSSWSVGWAAAALLYWFFFAVLDEGYAWRACFWIGILPAVWIVYVRRNVSDPEIFTQTRRKIAEGQLQSNFTQIFAPEHLKTTILGSLLCTGMLGGYYAITTWLPTYLKTVRGLSVFNTSAYLIVLIVGSFVGYIVGAILSDKLGRRGAFIFFAVASFVLGMVYTMLPITDSAMLLLGFPLGIVVQGIFAGIGAYLTELYPNHIRGSGQGFCYNLGRGIGSFFPIAVGTLAQTGSLVKAIGMVAGGGYLLVVVCALLLPETRGKSLVSTDFVH; this is translated from the coding sequence ATGGCGTTTTTTTCCTGGTTCCAAGAACTCAACACGAAGGAGCGCAAGGCCCTGTATGCGGGCTTCAGCGGCTATGCCGTCGACGCGTTCGACTTCATGATCTATTCGTTCCTGATCCCCACGCTCATTGCCGCGTGGGGCATGACGAAGGGCGAGGCGGGCATGATCGCGACCAGCTCGCTCATTTCATCTGCGGTCGGCGGATGGCTCGCGGGCATTCTCGCGGATCGCTACGGCCGCGTGCGCGTGCTGCAATGGACGATTGCCACCTTCTGCCTGTTCACGTTCCTCTCCGGCTTCACGAACTCGTTCTGGCAGTTGCTCGTGACGCGCACGCTGCAAGGCATCGGCTTCGGCGGCGAGTGGACCGTCGTCACGATGATGATGGGCGAGATGATCCGCTCGCCGCAACATCGCGCGAAAGCGGTCGGCACGGTACAAAGCAGCTGGTCGGTCGGCTGGGCGGCCGCCGCGCTGCTGTACTGGTTCTTCTTCGCAGTGCTCGATGAAGGCTACGCATGGCGTGCGTGCTTCTGGATCGGGATTCTGCCTGCGGTGTGGATCGTCTACGTGCGCCGCAACGTGTCGGACCCGGAGATCTTCACGCAAACGCGCCGCAAGATCGCCGAGGGTCAGTTGCAGAGCAACTTCACGCAGATTTTCGCGCCCGAGCATCTGAAGACGACGATCCTCGGCAGTCTGCTGTGCACCGGCATGCTCGGTGGCTATTACGCGATCACGACGTGGCTGCCGACGTATCTGAAGACGGTGCGCGGTCTGTCGGTGTTTAACACGAGCGCCTACCTGATCGTGCTGATCGTCGGATCGTTCGTGGGCTACATCGTCGGAGCGATTCTCTCGGACAAGCTCGGACGCCGTGGCGCGTTCATCTTTTTCGCCGTCGCGTCGTTCGTACTCGGCATGGTGTACACGATGCTGCCGATCACCGACAGCGCGATGCTGCTGCTCGGCTTCCCGCTGGGCATCGTCGTGCAGGGCATTTTCGCGGGCATCGGTGCGTATCTCACGGAGCTGTATCCGAACCACATTCGCGGCTCGGGTCAGGGCTTCTGCTACAACCTCGGGCGCGGCATCGGCTCGTTCTTCCCCATCGCAGTGGGCACACTCGCGCAGACCGGCTCGCTCGTGAAGGCCATCGGGATGGTCGCGGGCGGCGGCTATCTGCTCGTCGTCGTGTGCGCGTTGCTGCTGCCCGAGACGCGCGGCAAGTCGCTCGTCTCGACTGACTTCGTGCATTAA
- a CDS encoding SMP-30/gluconolactonase/LRE family protein: MTGDGVCIERLEPSRETPHAVGESPLWRADEQALYWVDIPVRQLHRVTPANGEHRQWTFPEQVACFSFDTAGTLLAACETGVFAVQLGAPGDVAASAWTRLAAPEFPASGMRFNDGRCDRQGRFWAGTMVADMSLASDAGSLYRFDAKDGLSAQLVDGLVTQNGLGFSPDSRTMYLSDSHPTVRRVWAFDFDADSGTIRNRRLFVDMNQYPGRPDGAAVDADGCYWTCANDGSRLLRFTPVGVLDREIVLPVSKPSMCAFGGRDFDTLFVTSIRPGANANEHDGHVFAVRCGVQGLPEVPYSGALPVRSV; this comes from the coding sequence ATGACGGGGGACGGCGTCTGCATCGAGCGCCTGGAGCCGTCGCGCGAGACACCTCACGCGGTCGGCGAAAGCCCGCTATGGCGTGCCGATGAACAGGCGCTCTACTGGGTCGACATCCCGGTAAGGCAACTGCATCGCGTAACGCCCGCCAATGGCGAACACCGTCAGTGGACATTCCCCGAGCAGGTCGCATGCTTCTCGTTCGACACAGCGGGCACGTTGCTCGCCGCGTGCGAAACAGGCGTGTTCGCCGTGCAGTTGGGCGCGCCGGGCGATGTGGCTGCGTCGGCGTGGACGCGTCTGGCCGCGCCCGAATTTCCTGCTTCGGGCATGCGCTTTAACGATGGACGTTGCGACCGTCAGGGCCGCTTCTGGGCGGGCACGATGGTGGCGGATATGTCGCTCGCAAGCGACGCGGGTTCGCTCTATCGCTTCGATGCAAAGGACGGACTGTCCGCACAGCTCGTCGACGGGCTCGTCACGCAGAACGGCCTCGGCTTTTCGCCGGACAGCCGAACGATGTATCTGAGCGATTCGCACCCGACGGTGCGTCGCGTGTGGGCGTTCGATTTCGATGCGGACAGCGGCACGATCCGCAACCGTCGCCTGTTCGTCGACATGAACCAGTATCCGGGGCGTCCCGATGGTGCGGCCGTCGATGCCGACGGGTGTTACTGGACGTGCGCTAACGATGGCAGCCGTCTGCTGCGCTTCACGCCGGTGGGCGTGCTGGACCGCGAGATCGTGTTGCCGGTATCGAAACCGTCGATGTGCGCGTTCGGTGGGCGCGACTTCGACACGTTATTCGTTACGTCGATTCGCCCCGGCGCGAATGCGAACGAACACGACGGCCATGTCTTCGCCGTGCGATGCGGTGTGCAAGGATTGCCGGAAGTGCCCTATTCGGGCGCGCTGCCGGTAAGAAGCGTGTAG
- a CDS encoding NAD-dependent epimerase/dehydratase family protein: MSQTSGKPFRRLLLTGAAGNLGKQLRGKLAEWADIVRVSDIVPITDTAPHEESMQVDLADRAAVHALLEGVDALVHLGGVSVEAPFDDILQANILGLYNVYSAAQKQGVKRIIYASSNHAVGFHPVTEVLDVDAPHRPDGMYGISKCFGEDLSRYYFDRFGLETVCLRIGSSFEQPKNPRMMVTYLSYRDFIELVRCSLFTNRVGHAIVYGVSDNPTLWVDNTKAAFLGFRPQDSSAEFAGLFPAKAPDPQMDDWTQRFQGGPFVLMGPMEPKA, encoded by the coding sequence ATGAGCCAGACTTCCGGCAAACCCTTCCGCCGTCTTCTGCTGACTGGCGCTGCGGGCAACCTTGGCAAACAACTGCGCGGCAAGCTCGCAGAGTGGGCGGACATCGTGCGCGTGAGCGACATCGTGCCGATCACCGACACTGCGCCGCACGAAGAGTCGATGCAGGTCGACCTCGCCGACCGTGCGGCCGTGCACGCGCTGCTCGAAGGCGTCGATGCGCTGGTGCATCTCGGCGGCGTGTCCGTCGAAGCACCGTTCGACGACATCCTGCAAGCGAACATCCTCGGTCTGTACAACGTCTACAGCGCCGCGCAGAAGCAAGGCGTGAAGCGCATCATCTACGCCAGTTCGAATCATGCCGTCGGTTTCCATCCCGTGACGGAAGTGCTCGACGTCGACGCCCCGCATCGTCCCGACGGCATGTACGGCATCTCGAAGTGCTTCGGTGAAGACCTCTCGCGTTACTACTTCGACCGCTTCGGCCTCGAGACCGTGTGTCTGCGCATTGGCTCGTCGTTCGAACAGCCGAAGAATCCGCGCATGATGGTGACGTATCTGAGCTACCGCGACTTTATCGAACTCGTGCGTTGCTCGCTGTTCACGAATCGTGTCGGTCACGCGATCGTTTACGGCGTGTCCGACAACCCGACGCTGTGGGTCGACAACACCAAGGCGGCGTTCCTCGGTTTCCGTCCCCAGGACAGCTCGGCCGAGTTCGCCGGTCTATTCCCGGCCAAAGCGCCCGATCCGCAAATGGACGACTGGACGCAACGCTTCCAGGGCGGCCCGTTCGTGCTGATGGGGCCGATGGAGCCCAAGGCATGA
- a CDS encoding MFS transporter, translating into MALKIKGLRWWMIGLLTLGTVMNYLARSSLAVAAPTVMKDLHITTQQYGWITGAFLVLYPIGAPITGYLMDRIGLRLGFLLCGVMWSVVCMLHGLADGWVGLFVLRGLLGLAEASFIPAGMRAAAFWFPSKERALAAGIFNIGTSIGAILAPPLIAWSILRYNWETAFVIAGALGLVWGVLWFAFYRHPTDHPALSQAESDYINEGRVVDAAADARKPNLGSILRQRNFWGIALPRFFADPVWGTIVFWMPLYLNQARGFDLKTIAATAWLPFVAADIGCLMGGTVSVWLNKHFKITIFNGKRVVFTIGAIIMTAMCGVGFVKDPMTAIFLLCLGGFAHQTLSVTVISMSADLFQRNEVATVTGLAGLSAGIGNLLFTLVIGTFVTAVGYAPFFVALGLGDLIGAVILWTVVKPHITGTATPSPVQAQMRKGGNGAGVDVNRTANA; encoded by the coding sequence ATGGCACTGAAGATCAAAGGCCTGCGCTGGTGGATGATCGGACTGCTGACGCTCGGCACCGTCATGAACTACCTCGCACGTAGCTCGCTTGCCGTCGCCGCCCCCACGGTGATGAAGGATCTCCACATCACGACCCAGCAGTACGGCTGGATCACGGGCGCGTTCCTTGTGCTGTATCCGATCGGCGCCCCCATCACCGGTTATCTGATGGACCGTATCGGTCTGCGTCTGGGCTTCCTGTTGTGCGGCGTGATGTGGTCGGTGGTTTGCATGCTGCATGGTCTGGCCGACGGCTGGGTGGGTCTGTTCGTGCTGCGCGGTCTGCTGGGTCTGGCCGAAGCGTCGTTCATCCCGGCGGGCATGCGTGCCGCCGCGTTCTGGTTCCCGTCGAAGGAGCGCGCGCTCGCCGCCGGTATCTTCAACATCGGCACGTCCATCGGCGCGATCCTCGCACCGCCGCTGATCGCGTGGTCGATCCTGCGCTACAACTGGGAGACGGCATTCGTCATTGCCGGTGCACTCGGTCTCGTGTGGGGCGTGCTGTGGTTCGCGTTCTATCGTCACCCGACGGATCACCCGGCGCTCTCGCAGGCCGAGTCCGACTACATCAATGAAGGCCGCGTGGTCGATGCCGCCGCCGATGCCCGCAAGCCGAACCTCGGTTCGATCCTGCGTCAGCGCAACTTCTGGGGCATCGCGCTGCCGCGCTTCTTCGCCGATCCGGTGTGGGGCACGATCGTGTTCTGGATGCCGCTGTACCTCAATCAGGCGCGCGGTTTCGATCTGAAGACGATTGCCGCGACCGCGTGGTTGCCGTTCGTCGCGGCCGATATCGGGTGCCTGATGGGCGGCACGGTGTCGGTGTGGCTGAACAAGCACTTCAAGATTACGATCTTCAACGGCAAGCGCGTCGTGTTTACCATCGGCGCGATCATCATGACGGCGATGTGCGGCGTGGGCTTCGTGAAAGACCCGATGACGGCGATCTTCCTGCTGTGCCTCGGCGGCTTCGCGCACCAGACGCTCTCCGTCACCGTGATCTCGATGTCGGCCGACCTGTTCCAGCGCAACGAAGTGGCGACGGTCACCGGTCTGGCGGGGCTGTCCGCCGGGATCGGCAACCTGCTCTTCACGCTGGTGATCGGCACGTTTGTGACGGCAGTCGGCTACGCGCCGTTCTTCGTGGCACTGGGGCTGGGCGATCTGATCGGCGCGGTGATTCTGTGGACGGTGGTCAAGCCGCATATCACGGGCACGGCCACGCCGTCGCCGGTGCAGGCGCAGATGCGTAAGGGCGGGAACGGTGCAGGTGTCGACGTGAACCGGACCGCGAATGCCTAG